One genomic segment of Polynucleobacter sp. MWH-UH2A includes these proteins:
- the uvrC gene encoding excinuclease ABC subunit UvrC: protein MSNSLFETLQQDVKRLPGLPGVYRFFDEAGNILYVGKARNLKKRVSSYFQRTQLSPRIELMVGKIARYETTVTRTETEALILENNLIKELAPPFNILFRDDKSYPYVMLTCHEYPRLASYRGKVDKRNQYFGPFPNSWAVRNSVQILQKVFRLRTCEDSVFKNRSRPCLLHQIHRCSAPCVGRLSVEQYAQDVAQATRFLEGDHRRVLSELEKEMHTHSEAMEFEMAAVLRDRIADLSSVLQQQAMDAVAEGEGDVDVIAVAQMEGMVCVNLAMVRGGRHLGDRAYFPKGLRTASGELPPPAEILEAFIAQHYLEDDPDSGSNGINGPGTNLIPPVLVLNHPLQTIGDDVRQSSDDLPEDLHDLLNAQAGKKITFLHQPQGQRRHWLAMAEGNAKIALTKRLVETGGQLARARALVDILGLDLEGLEHLRIECFDISHTSGEATQASCVVYAKNAMQSGEYRRFNINDITPGDDYAAMRQVLQRRYANFQELPPEKMPQVILIDGGKGQVEMVRQVLTEFGMDVSLIVGVAKGEGRKVGLETLIFADGRKPLELGIDSAALLLVAQIRDEAHRFAITGMRAKRAKARTVSRLEEIEGIGAKRRQKLLARFGGLKGVANASIEEIASVEGVSLTLAEQIYRQLH, encoded by the coding sequence ATGAGTAATTCGCTTTTTGAAACCCTTCAGCAGGATGTTAAACGGCTACCCGGATTGCCGGGGGTATATCGCTTCTTTGATGAAGCGGGAAATATTCTGTATGTAGGCAAAGCTCGCAACCTTAAAAAACGCGTTTCTAGTTATTTTCAGCGCACCCAGTTATCGCCTCGTATTGAATTGATGGTGGGCAAGATCGCTCGTTATGAAACAACTGTAACGCGTACTGAAACCGAAGCTCTTATTCTAGAGAACAATCTCATCAAAGAGTTGGCTCCGCCATTTAATATTTTATTTAGGGATGATAAGTCGTACCCTTATGTGATGTTAACGTGTCATGAGTACCCACGTTTAGCCTCATATCGCGGCAAGGTCGATAAGCGCAATCAATATTTCGGGCCTTTCCCAAATAGTTGGGCAGTTCGCAATAGTGTGCAGATTTTGCAAAAAGTATTTCGTTTGCGCACTTGTGAAGACTCCGTATTTAAGAACCGAAGCCGCCCTTGTCTGTTGCATCAAATTCATCGTTGCAGCGCCCCTTGCGTTGGTCGTTTGAGTGTTGAGCAATATGCCCAAGATGTTGCTCAAGCCACCCGATTTTTAGAGGGCGATCACCGCCGCGTCTTATCCGAGCTTGAAAAAGAAATGCATACACATAGTGAGGCTATGGAGTTTGAGATGGCGGCGGTATTGCGCGATCGCATTGCGGACCTCTCTAGCGTGTTGCAGCAACAAGCAATGGACGCCGTTGCCGAAGGCGAGGGGGATGTCGACGTTATTGCTGTCGCGCAAATGGAGGGCATGGTTTGCGTGAACTTAGCGATGGTTCGTGGCGGGCGCCATCTGGGTGATAGGGCTTACTTTCCCAAAGGTTTACGCACGGCATCGGGTGAGCTTCCGCCACCAGCAGAAATACTGGAGGCATTTATTGCGCAACATTATTTAGAGGATGATCCTGATAGTGGGTCCAATGGTATCAATGGCCCTGGCACCAATTTAATTCCGCCAGTTCTTGTTTTAAATCATCCCTTGCAAACCATTGGTGATGACGTGCGCCAATCAAGTGATGATCTTCCTGAAGATTTGCATGATTTATTAAATGCGCAAGCTGGGAAGAAAATTACCTTCTTGCATCAACCACAAGGTCAGCGGCGCCATTGGCTCGCTATGGCTGAGGGGAATGCAAAAATCGCATTAACTAAGCGCTTGGTGGAAACGGGCGGTCAATTGGCTAGAGCAAGAGCTCTGGTTGATATCTTGGGCTTGGATTTGGAAGGCTTAGAGCATCTGCGTATTGAATGTTTTGATATTAGCCATACTTCAGGAGAAGCAACGCAAGCATCTTGTGTGGTCTATGCCAAGAATGCAATGCAATCAGGGGAGTACCGCCGTTTTAATATCAATGACATTACTCCTGGTGATGACTATGCAGCTATGCGTCAAGTATTGCAAAGACGTTATGCCAATTTTCAGGAACTCCCACCTGAAAAGATGCCTCAAGTGATTCTGATTGATGGGGGCAAAGGTCAGGTTGAGATGGTAAGACAAGTGCTCACTGAATTTGGCATGGATGTGAGTTTGATCGTAGGCGTAGCAAAAGGTGAGGGTCGTAAAGTTGGCCTAGAAACTTTGATTTTTGCGGATGGCCGCAAGCCTTTGGAGTTGGGTATTGATAGCGCAGCACTGTTGCTGGTTGCTCAAATTCGGGACGAGGCACACCGTTTTGCGATTACCGGAATGCGTGCCAAGCGTGCTAAGGCTAGAACGGTCTCACGTCTTGAAGAGATTGAGGGGATTGGCGCCAAACGTCGTCAAAAGCTTTTGGCTCGGTTTGGTGGGCTGAAGGGAGTGGCTAATGCGAGCATTGAAGAGATCGCTAGCGTAGAGGGGGTATCTCTTACTTTGGCTGAGCAAATTTACCGCCAGTTGCATTAA
- the pgsA gene encoding CDP-diacylglycerol--glycerol-3-phosphate 3-phosphatidyltransferase, translated as MPFNLPIALTWLRVAAIPLLVVVFYLPNSWFTPFEKNMIAAIIFISAAITDWLDGYLARRLKQESAFGQFLDPVADKLIVAAALLVLLNMDRVQVWVALVIIGREITISALREWMALLGAGKSVAVHMVGKLKTTAQLVAIPFLLINDTLFGWLDCSKLGTWLIWVAAFLTLWSMFYYLKKALPQLVGKID; from the coding sequence ATGCCCTTCAATCTACCTATTGCCCTGACTTGGTTGCGTGTAGCAGCCATTCCTCTATTGGTAGTAGTTTTCTATCTCCCAAACTCTTGGTTCACCCCGTTTGAGAAAAATATGATCGCGGCGATCATATTTATTTCTGCAGCGATTACGGATTGGCTGGACGGATATTTGGCGCGTCGCTTAAAACAAGAATCTGCTTTTGGTCAATTTTTAGATCCCGTTGCAGACAAATTAATCGTGGCTGCTGCTTTACTGGTTTTATTAAATATGGATCGTGTGCAAGTTTGGGTGGCGCTTGTCATTATTGGTAGAGAAATTACGATATCCGCTTTAAGAGAGTGGATGGCTTTATTGGGTGCAGGCAAGAGCGTTGCTGTTCACATGGTTGGCAAACTGAAAACAACCGCACAGTTAGTGGCGATTCCTTTCTTATTGATTAACGACACTTTGTTTGGCTGGCTTGACTGCTCGAAGTTAGGTACTTGGTTAATTTGGGTTGCGGCCTTTTTAACGCTTTGGTCTATGTTTTATTACCTCAAAAAAGCCCTGCCGCAATTAGTCGGAAAAATCGATTAA
- the lexA gene encoding transcriptional repressor LexA: MDINTVEYQEELTALPKLTPRQSEILDLITKAIDESGLPPTRAEIATQLGFASANAAEEHLRALAKKGYIELTPGTSRGIRVPHRFNQTQNANQYRQLSLPSGALQQLTLPLIGRVAAGSPIMAVEHIEKQVPIDPSLFSKGADYLLKVKGMSMRDAGILDGDYLAVRKTTEVRNGDIVVARLDDEVTVKRWQQKKTANGMVIELQAENPDFKNILVDGRQPNFAIEGQAVGLIRAEGL, translated from the coding sequence ATGGACATAAACACAGTCGAGTACCAAGAGGAGCTGACTGCCCTCCCCAAGCTAACACCTCGTCAAAGCGAGATTTTGGATCTCATTACCAAAGCGATTGATGAAAGTGGATTGCCACCAACGCGAGCAGAGATTGCAACGCAATTGGGATTCGCTTCTGCCAATGCAGCCGAAGAACATTTGCGTGCGCTTGCCAAAAAGGGATACATTGAGCTGACTCCAGGAACATCGCGTGGTATTCGTGTTCCACACCGTTTCAATCAAACGCAAAATGCAAATCAATATCGTCAGCTCTCTTTGCCTTCCGGCGCATTACAACAACTGACATTGCCACTAATTGGTCGCGTTGCCGCTGGCTCACCGATCATGGCTGTTGAGCATATTGAAAAACAAGTTCCAATTGATCCAAGTTTGTTTAGCAAAGGCGCTGATTACTTATTAAAAGTAAAAGGCATGAGTATGCGAGATGCTGGAATTTTGGATGGCGATTATTTGGCAGTAAGAAAAACAACTGAAGTACGCAATGGCGATATTGTGGTTGCACGCCTTGATGATGAAGTCACTGTGAAACGTTGGCAACAAAAGAAAACTGCCAACGGTATGGTGATTGAGTTACAAGCTGAAAACCCGGACTTTAAAAACATTCTGGTGGATGGCCGTCAACCCAATTTTGCTATTGAAGGTCAAGCTGTAGGACTTATTAGGGCAGAAGGCCTATAA